Proteins encoded in a region of the Eschrichtius robustus isolate mEscRob2 chromosome 16, mEscRob2.pri, whole genome shotgun sequence genome:
- the CRYM gene encoding ketimine reductase mu-crystallin: protein MSSVPAFLSAADVQDHLRSSSLLIPPLEAALANFSSGPDGGVMQPVRTVVPVAKHRGFLGVMPAYSAAEDALTTKLVTFYEGHSTTSTVPSHQATVLLFQPSDGSLLAVMDGNVITAKRTAAVSAIATKFLKPSSSEVLCILGAGVQAYSHYEVFTEQFSFKEVRIWNRTKENAEKFANTVQGEVRVCSSVQEAVTGADVIITVTMATEPILFGEWVKPGAHINAIGASRPDWRELDDELMTQAVLYVDSQEAALKESGDVLLSGAKIFAELGEVVKGVKPAHCEKTTVFKSLGMAVEDMVAAKLVYDSWSSGK, encoded by the exons ATGAGCTCTGTGCCAGCGTTCCTGAGCGCGGCAGATGTGCAGGACCACCTCCGCAGCTCCAGCCTACTCATCCCGCCTCTGGAGGCGGCTCTGGCCAACTTCTCCAGCGGCCCCGACGGAGGGGTCATGCAGCCGGTGCGCACCGTGGTGCCCGTGGCCAAGCACAGGGG TTTCCTGGGGGTCATGCCCGCCTACAGTGCAGCAGAGGACGCCCTGACCACCAAGCTGGTCACCTTCTATGAGGGCCACAGCACCACCTCCACTGTCCCCTCCCATCAGGCCACTGTGCTTCTCTTCCAGCCGAGCGATGGCTCCCTTCTGGCG GTCATGGATGGAAATGTCATAACTGCAAAGAGAACAGCTGCAGTGTCTGCCATCGCCACCAAG TTTTTGAAACCCTCCAGCAGTGAAGTGTTGTGTATCCTTGGAGCTGGCGTCCAGGCTTATAGCCATTATGAGGTCTTCACAGAGCAGTTCTCCTTTAAGGAG GTGAGGATATGGAACCGCACCAAAGAAAATGCAGAGAAGTTTGCGAACACAGTGCAAGGAGAGGTACGGGTCTGTTCATCGGTTCAGGAGGCTGTGACAGGGGCAGATGTGATCATCACAGTCACCATGGCAACAGAGCCCATTTTGTTTGGTGAATGGGTGAAGCCCGGGGCTCACATCAATG CCATCGGCGCCAGCAGACCTGACTGGAGAGAGCTGGATGATGAGCTCATGACACAGGCTGTGCTGTATGTGGATTCCCAGGAGGCCGCCCTGAAAGAGTCTGGAGATGTCCTCTTGTCAGGG GCCAAGATCTTCGCTGAGCTGGGAGAAGTGGTAAAGGGAGTGAAACCAGCCCACTGTGAGAAGACTACGGTGTTCAAGTCTTTGG GAATGGCGGTGGAAGACATGGTTGCAGCCAAACTTGTGTACGATTCCTGGTCATCTGGTAAATAA